From a region of the Candida albicans SC5314 chromosome 1, complete sequence genome:
- the PHO15 gene encoding 4-nitrophenylphosphatase (4-nitrophenyl phosphatase, possible histone H2A phosphatase; involved in regulation of white-opaque switch; hyphal repressed; induced in core stress response; induced by cadmium stress via Hog1; rat catheter and Spider biofilm repressed) yields MSIKITSKDQVNQLLDKYDYFLFDCDGVLWLGDHLLPSIPEAISLLRSKNKQVIFVTNNSTKSRNDYLKKFEKLGIPDISKQEIFGSSYASAIFIDKILKLPKDKKVWVLGEKGIEQELHELGYTTVGGSDPDLISSGVDFDSNDPRLNKLDNDVGCVLCGLVFNLNYLKLSLTLQYLLKDKKTIPFIATNIDSTFPANGKLLIGAGSIIETVSFASGRQPEAICGKPNQSMMNSIKADFPDLGKTPKRGLMIGDRLNTDMKFGRDGGLDTLLVLTGIETEENVKSLNENETPTYYINKLGDFHELNN; encoded by the coding sequence ATGTCAATTAAAATTACTTCTAAAGACCAAGTGAACCAATTACTTGACAAGTACGACTACTTTTTATTTGACTGCGACGGTGTCTTATGGTTGGGCGATCATTTGCTACCTTCTATTCCCGAGGCTATTTCATTGTTAAGATCCAAAAATAAACAGGTTATATTTGTTAccaataattcaacaaaatccCGTAAcgattatttgaaaaaatttgagAAATTGGGGATTCCGGATATAAGTAAACAAGAGATATTTGGATCGTCATATGCATCAGCCATTTTCATTGATAAAATCTTAAAATTACCCAAAGATAAGAAAGTATGGGTCTTAGGAGAAAAAGGAATTGAACAGGAATTGCACGAGTTGGGATACACCACTGTTGGTGGGTCTGATCctgatttgatttcttctgGAGTTGATTTCGATTCCAATGATCCTAGATTAAATAAACTAGACAACGATGTTGGCTGTGTTTTGTGTGGGTTAGtgttcaatttgaattacTTGAAGTTATCATTAACGTTGCAGTATTTGTTGAAAGATAAAAAGACAATCCCATTTATTGCCACTAACATCGATTCCACCTTCCCTGCTAATGGAAAGTTGCTTATTGGTGCTGGTTCAATCATTGAGACAGTGAGCTTTGCCAGTGGTAGACAACCAGAAGCTATCTGTGGAAAGCCtaatcaatcaatgatGAACAGTATAAAAGCTGATTTTCCTGACTTGGGGAAGACTCCAAAAAGAGGGTTAATGATTGGAGATAGGTTAAATACTGACATGAAGTTTGGTAGAGATGGTGGTTTGGACACATTGCTAGTTTTGACAGGTATTGAAACTGAAGAAAATGTCAAACTGTTGAATGAAAACGAAACACCTACCTACtacatcaacaaattaGGTGATTTCCATGAGCTTAACAATTAG
- the SOG2 gene encoding Sog2p (Leucine-rich-repeat domain protein of RAM cell wall integrity signaling network; role in cell separation, azole sensitivity; required for hyphal growth; lacks orthologs in higher eukaryotes), which produces MSRSQIVALLKEQLDTIKQKKSIKLNSLPSTTKPSELIDTIYEFLTSFDPSLELEKLAIQNSQLIELPSNFHKIASSIKYLDLHQNSISYIPQDFFYGFDSLEILDLASNDLEFLPDSLSSVTTLKVISIKDNSFKYISPQLGELPNLNLIEVSGNPSLLPSNDIIRAFQQQKPDLDWVGELKNYLVANRMLINSKIQEAMEKSSQKRQQVPKDSTPETSQTTSDPVIARSKSGSISTSFSSKASRRMGLIIKKSDENSDGSSKEDANNSLISGAVPDHVTTEGIPHVDSPTDISFQLPKSPPTSTPGTTTPSTQAAPATTSTNKNLGVTSTSSARGRSNTFKEIDRMLEKSESVDTERKSNAYFKRLSTLQELPGDELSEYSQPKKPAAEGKQASGNVSKSNNTAASENSPAKPQQQSKLHTNPVIIRVSRKILFSFSELHSSIRRFTSFCSDKKVTMKMVSYLYSTKSNIDSLVENLEIMEESGDNSEQIVQALHNCIGSFKSIMKLLHENIQSFVGNIEVCFIRMVYLSVFGSLNELQNAYLLLCPKASAKSSSTEMKQKLSINTTTDADEKLYSTIESATSSTQTIFSELNKTINKGATASANGGVVHPTVASKIKELAKVCAASLDIIKRLNTKLITIRNNPSVTTKKLFAEDINQFIKTVVQTLAAVKAIVKDIPILDDIRASMSNLTKTAKEVTYFLEVSSYKSLLPDSSSTGVSQQPQLISVPSVSNLFTPVAAHAPSLPTSGGQAASNGPTPIRNPSTNSSITTTTLVLPPLNLQESAPLTAPVQSSGQMFAKHGLNPFDGLIMARNNDNQG; this is translated from the coding sequence ATGAGTAGATCTCAAATAGTTGCGTTATTGAAGGAGCAACTTGATACCATTAAACagaagaaatcaatcaaaCTAAACTCCTTACCATCTACCACCAAACCGTCAGAATTGATAGATACAATATATGAGTTTTTAACTAGTTTTGATCCGTCTTTGGAGTTAGAGAAATTGGCAATACAAAACAGCCAACTCATTGAACTACCATCAAACTTCCACAAAATTGCATCGTCTATAAAGTATTTGGATTTACACCAGAATTCAATTTCGTATATTCCtcaagattttttttatggGTTTGATAGTTTGGAGATCTTGGATTTAGCATCCAATGACTTGGAGTTCTTGCCTGACTCGTTGTCTTCTGTTACCACGTTGAAGGTAATTTCTATCAAAGATAACAGTTTCAAGTACATATCGCCACAGCTTGGAGAATTACCAAATTTGAACTTAATCGAAGTGTCAGGGAATCCATCACTACTTCCTTCGAACGACATAATTCGAGCATTCCAGCAACAAAAACCTGATCTAGATTGGGTGGGAGagttgaagaattatttgGTCGCCAATAGAATGCTCATTAATCTGAAAATTCAAGAGGCCATGGAAAAGTCGTCGCAAAAACGACAACAAGTACCAAAAGATTCGACACCAGAAACGTCTCAAACCACGAGTGATCCAGTAATAGCGAGAAGTAAATCCGGATCTATATCGACCTCGTTTTCATCAAAGGCATCACGGAGAATGGGGTTGATTATCAAGAAATCAGACGAAAACAGTGACGGATCCTCCAAAGAAGATGCCAATAATAGTTTAATCTCTGGGGCTGTACCGGATCATGTAACCACAGAAGGCATTCCTCATGTTGACTCACCAACAGACATCTCCTTCCAGTTGCCAAAGTCGCCACCTACATCTACACCAGGAACAACCACACCGTCAACACAAGCTGCACCTGCTACGACATCTACTAATAAGAACCTTGGCGTGACACTGACATCATCGGCACGAGGACGTTCAAACACTTTTAAAGAGATCGATCGGATGCTTGAAAAAAGCGAAAGTGTCGATACTGAACGTAAATCTAATGCTTATTTCAAACGTTTGTCCACCTTGCAAGAACTTCCTGGTGATGAGTTATCGGAGTATTCTCAACCCAAAAAACCCGCAGCAGAGGGCAAACAAGCTTCTGGAAATGTGTCAAAATCTAATAACACCGCTGCCAGCGAAAATTCCCCAGCCAAACCTCAACAGCAAAGTAAATTGCACACCAATCCAGTCATTATTAGAGTATCTCGTAAAATCCTTTTTTCATTTAGTGAACTACATTCATCCATTCGTAGATTCACTTCGTTTTGCTCAGATAAAAAAGTCACGATGAAAATGGTGTCATACCTTTATAGCACAAAATCTAACATTGATTCTTTAGTGGAGAATCTTGAAATCATGGAAGAATCCGGCGACAATTCAGAACAAATAGTGCAAGCTTTACACAATTGCATAGGCTCGTTCAAATCGATTATGAAGCTTCTCCATGAGAATATCCAGTCTTTTGTTGGAAATATAGAGGTTTGCTTTATAAGAATGGTCTATTTATCTGTGTTTGGATCGTTGAATGAACTACAAAATGCttacttgttgttgtgtcCTAAAGCAAGTGCAAAGTCTTCTTCAACTGAAATGAAACAGAAGCTTTCCATCAATACTACTACGGATGCAGATGAAAAGTTGTACAGTACAATTGAACTGGCTACTAGCAGCACACAGACAATATTTTCCGAGTTGaataaaacaatcaataaagGTGCAACAGCTAGTGCCAACGGAGGGGTAGTTCACCCAACAGTCGCTTCCAAGATAAAAGAACTAGCCAAGGTGTGTGCAGCATCACTAGACATTATAAAAAGACTCAATACAAAGCTAATAACTATCAGAAATAATCCATCGGTCACCACGAAAAAGTTGTTTGCTGAGgatattaatcaatttatcaaaactgTTGTCCAGACTTTAGCTGCAGTTAAGGCAATAGTTAAAGATATACCTATTCTCGACGACATTCGTGCATCAATGTCCAATTTGACAAAGACTGCAAAGGAGGTGACATACTTTTTAGAGGTTTCGTCGTACAAATCATTGCTTCCGGACTCTTCGTCCACTGGTGTCTCTCAACAACCACAATTGATCTCAGTCCCTAGTGTATCAAACTTGTTTACACCAGTAGCTGCACATGCACCTTCCTTACCCACTAGCGGAGGACAAGCAGCTAGCAATGGACCAACCCCAATACGCAATCCTTCAACAAATTCCTCCATAACTACGACAACATTAGTGCTTCCTCCATTAAACTTACAAGAAAGTGCTCCGTTGACTGCTCCGGTACAATCTTCTGGTCAAATGTTTGCAAAACACGGACTTAATCCATTTGATGGATTGATTATGGCAagaaataatgataatcaAGGTTAG
- the YPD1 gene encoding Ypd1p (Phosphohistidine intermediate protein in a phosphorelay signal transduction pathway; residue His69 is the phosphoacceptor histidine; predicted to be soluble and cytosolic; functional homolog of S. cerevisiae Ypd1p) → MSEDKLQKLQDSGLVDWAVFSEIVTMDEDEEGFSKSLVEVFVSQVEETFEEIDKYLKEKNLEKLSSSGHFLKGSAAALGLTKISNQCERIQNYGHKINFDNFQLEDIKTKGDSAVSAENVAVNDGETNPENGSNGNETSNNKTNTSNIPDESSDDFWIALIEDALAKARDGFDQSRRALDEYYE, encoded by the coding sequence ATGTCAGAAgataaattacaaaaattacAAGACTCAGGACTTGTCGACTGGGCAGTGTTTAGTGAAATAGTGACCATGGACGAGGATGAAGAAGGGTTTTCCAAATCACTAGTAGAAGTCTTTGTTAGCCAAGTGGAAGAAacatttgaagaaattgataaatatttaaaggAAAAGAATTTGGAGAAATTGTCATCGTCGGGTCATTTTTTGAAAGGATCTGCTGCTGCTTTGGGGTTGaccaaaatttcaaatcaatgcGAACGAATTCAAAACTATGGCCATAAGATCAACTTTgacaattttcaattggaaGATATAAAAACTAAAGGCGATTCGGCCGTAAGTGCGGAAAATGTGGCCGTTAATGATGGTGAAACTAATCCAGAAAATGGATCCAATGGCAACGAAACAAGtaataacaaaacaaatactAGCAATATACCGGATGAATCAAGCGATGACTTTTGGATAGCATTAATTGAGGATGCATTAGCCAAGGCGAGAGATGGATTCGACCAATCTAGAAGAGCATTGGACGAATATTACGAATAG
- a CDS encoding uncharacterized protein (Protein similar to ammomium permeases that is probably inactive, as a mep2 mep3 double homozygous null mutation abolishes cellular ammomium permease activity; fungal-specific (no human or murine homolog)) — protein MSTDVEPMTSLDVTTGLNSLYMLYCTAPLPLVVIGIAFFYSGLTQRRSALTMFAVPFLLAPMIIIDWFIWGYSLCYSASSNHFIGNLNYVVLRQFRNALTAEFTNTRGHVLAGAHVLFNMFFKLICVSLTFPGCIAERGRVLPMILFAFIWSVIIYNPVTYWFWNSNGWLSVDLGRLPVLDFAGGNCVHIVSGFTCLAYSYILGPRNPKLLYNYRNSNTGHIIFGTFLVFMGWIGYIAGCDFKFSFNSIYIILNTLIAACASGIVWTAIDFFFSSVPLEGESVGLKHGDSKLSNSSGDNHSPMLQAIVSRTGVSINQRLHESKSNFVEKRKFSMISFSSGIMTGLVVFTPGGGYVSSNAEFWKGIIFGVVGAISGNLATRLKYFFNIDDALDLFAVHGIPGIVGSMLTGIFANDLYDSKGGWVKGHWKQFGYQLLGLVVTSAYVFIMSMVFLYLIDLIPGFHLRIDKDFNRREREKTLKAKQLDQELESQTSPQQVVPHMSNSTEQMSFWEQVELQGTDGYEFNGEFMLDFMEFIRAIRPQDYEDDDLKDIIQAPNQYEGYIGQDFELHQEGVHNLTKRE, from the coding sequence ATGTCTACAGATGTTGAACCCATGACAAGTCTAGATGTTACCACTGGACTAAATTCTTTGTATATGCTATACTGCACAGCTCCATTACCGCTAGTTGTGATAGGCATagcatttttttattcagGATTAACCCAACGAAGATCAGCTTTGACCATGTTTGCCGTGCCGTTTCTACTAGCTCCCATGATTATTATAGATTGGTTCATATGGGGCTATTCATTATGTTATTCTGCATCTTCGAATCATTTTATTGGAAATTTAAACTATGTTGTACTCAGACAGTTTCGTAATGCTTTGACTGCTGAATTCACAAATACCAGAGGCCATGTATTAGCTGGTGCACATGTACTTTTTAATATGTTTTTCAAGCTTATTTGTGTTTCATTGACTTTCCCTGGATGTATTGCTGAGAGAGGAAGAGTTTTGCCGATGATTCTATTTGCATTTATTTGGTCAGTCATAATCTATAACCCGGTCACTTATTGGTTCTGGAATTCGAACGGGTGGCTCTCAGTGGATTTAGGAAGATTACCTGTCTTGGATTTTGCTGGGGGGAACTGTGTTCATATTGTTAGTGGGTTTACCTGTTTGGCCTACTCGTACATTTTGGGACCAAGAAATCCGAAATTACTTTACAACTACCGCAACTCCAACACCGGacatattatttttggCACATTCTTGGTATTTATGGGATGGATAGGCTACATTGCTGGATGCGATTTTAAATTCTCATTCAACTCCATATACATTATACTAAATACACTTATTGCTGCATGTGCAAGTGGCATTGTATGGACTGCCATTGACTTTTTCTTCTCGTCGGTTCCATTGGAGGGAGAAAGTGTTGGATTGAAGCATGGAGATAGTAAGTTATCTAATTCTCTGGGAGATAACCACTCACCTATGTTGCAAGCCATTGTATCAAGAACCGGGGTGTCCATTAATCAAAGACTACATGAATCGAAATCgaattttgttgaaaaaagaaagttttCCATGATATCATTCTCGTCAGGTATCATGACTGGGTTGGTTGTCTTTACACCAGGAGGAGGATACGTTTCTTCGAATGCAGAATTTTGGAAAGGGATTATTTTTGGTGTCGTAGGTGCAATTTCTGGTAATTTAGCTACTAGATTGAAGTATTTCTTTAATATCGACGATGCATTGGACCTCTTCGCAGTTCATGGTATCCCGGGAATTGTTGGTTCTATGCTAACCGGTATTTTTGCTAATGATTTGTATGATTCAAAAGGAGGGTGGGTGAAAGGTCATTGGAAACAGTTTGGATATCAGTTGCTAGGATTGGTGGTGACAAGTGCGTATGTTTTCATCATGTCAATGGTTTTCTTATActtgattgatttgattcCAGGGTTCCATTTAAGAATTGATAAGGACTTTAATAGAcgagaaagagaaaagacGCTTAAAGCGAAACAACTTGATCAGGAACTAGAATCGCAGACTTCGCCACAGCAGGTTGTACCACATATGTCGAATTCGACAGAGCAAATGAGTTTCTGGGAACAAGTCGAGCTACAGGGTACTGATGGATACGAGTTTAATGGAGAGTTTATGCTAGATTTCATGGAGTTCATAAGGGCTATCCGCCCCCAGGATTATGAGGATGATGACCTAAAAGACATTATACAAGCTCCCAATCAATACGAAGGCTACATCGGGCAAGATTTCGAGCTACACCAAGAAGGTGTTCATAATTTAACGAAGCGAGAATAG
- the CCS1 gene encoding copper chaperone (Copper chaperone involved in activation and protection of superoxide dismutase Sod1p) gives MTNTFEIVFAVPMECDSCVDSIASVLKGLDGVEKFNINLKDNLVSTEGSLPPSEISKAIQSTGKDAIIRGTGKPDSAAVCILESFDPNDIQHPVKGLARLVEVSPNDLFVDLTVNGLPKGVYYPSIRVSGNLSQGALSTGPSFYELNPIEVKTPVNAETTISSRGAKLEEDSTLYAGQAFLHAKLNINQLIGRSIILSKIKDQVAPDSLCGVIARSAGVWENDKQVCSCSGKTVWQERIDARVKGVHV, from the coding sequence ATGACAAACACATTTGAAATAGTATTTGCTGTGCCTATGGAATGTGACTCTTGTGTCGACTCAATTGCTAGTGTATTAAAAGGCTTGGATggagttgaaaaattcaacatcaatttgaaagataACCTTGTCAGTACTGAGGGATCATTGCCACCGAGTGAGATATCAAAAGCCATCCAAAGCACCGGTAAAGATGCTATAATCAGAGGTACTGGAAAACCGGATTCCGCTGCTGTCTGTATATTAGAGTCTTTTGATCCCAATGACATTCAACACCCCGTGAAAGGATTAGCAAGACTTGTCGAGGTCTCCCCAAACgatttatttgttgatttaactGTCAATGGATTACCTAAAGGTGTCTACTACCCTTCTATTCGAGTATCAGGGAACTTGTCACAGGGTGCTTTATCTACAGGTCCAAGCTTTTATGAATTGAATCCAATTGAAGTGAAAACACCAGTGAATGCAGAAACCACCATTAGTTCAAGAGGTGCAAAATTAGAGGAAGATTCAACTTTATATGCTGGCCAAGCTTTTCTTCATGCTAAACTTAATATTAATCAGTTGATTGGTAGAAGTATCATATTGTCGAAAATCAAAGACCAAGTGGCACCAGATTCTTTGTGTGGAGTTATTGCCAGATCAGCTGGAGTTTGGGAAAACGATAAACAAGTATGCAGCTGTAGTGGCAAGACAGTATGGCAGGAAAGAATCGACGCCAGAGTTAAAGGGGTACATGTATAA
- the YMC1 gene encoding organic acid transporter (Putative inner mitochondrial membrane transporter; flucytosine induced; Spider biofilm repressed), with product MTIELEEPPLTQDNKQVAKDLFAGTMGGIAQVLVGQPFDTVKVRLQSAPEGTYNGSLDVIKKLLATEGPRGFYKGTLTPLVGVGACVSVQFSVNEYMKRYYDKRLNGQPMSIIDYFVCGGVAGFANGFLASPIEHIRIRLQTQTGNSKNFNGPLDCAKKIYQTDGIKGIYKGLVPTLIRESVGLGIYFATYEALIARELKTHPKLTRNDISAWKLCTFGGLSGYTLWIGIYPIDVIKSKLQTDSIKDPKYRSSLAVIKDVFRTQGIRGFYKGFLPTILRAAPANGATFAVFEVTIRLLG from the coding sequence ATGACCATTGAATTAGAGGAGCCGCCACTCACACAGGACAACAAACAGGTTGCAAAAGACCTCTTTGCAGGAACGATGGGGGGTATCGCCCAAGTTTTGGTTGGTCAACCGTTTGACACAGTAAAAGTCAGATTGCAATCGGCCCCAGAAGGAACATATAACGGATCTCTTGATGTTATAAAAAAACTTTTGGCTACTGAGGGGCCAAGAGGGTTCTATAAAGGTACATTGACACCGCTAGTGGGTGTAGGGGCTTGTGTGTCTGTGCAGTTCTCGGTGAATGAATACATGAAACGTTATTATGATAAGAGATTAAATGGACAGCCAATGTCTATTATAGATTACTTTGTCTGTGGTGGTGTTGCAGGTTTTGCCAATGGATTTTTAGCTAGTCCAATTGAACATATCCGTATTAGATTGCAAACCCAAACCGGAAACTCAAAGAATTTCAATGGTCCTTTGGATTGTGCCAAAAAGATTTACCAAACAGACGGAATTAAAGGTATTTACAAAGGGTTAGTCCCAACTTTGATTAGAGAATCTGTTGGATTGGGAATATATTTTGCCACTTATGAGGCATTGATTGCCAGAGAATTGAAGACACATCCTAAATTAACAAGAAATGATATTTCAGCTTGGAAATTGTGTACTTTCGGTGGGTTATCTGGATATACTCTCTGGATTGGTATTTATCCTATAGATGTCATCAAGTCAAAGTTGCAAACCGATTCTATAAAAGATCCAAAATATAGGAGTTCATTGGCGGTCATAAAAGATGTTTTCCGAACACAGGGTATAAGGGGCTTCTATAAGGGATTCTTACCGACTATATTGAGAGCTGCTCCTGCAAACGGGGCAACATTTGCAGTGTTTGAAGTAACAATTAGACTATTGGGATAG
- a CDS encoding uncharacterized protein (Protein of unknown function; Plc1p-regulated; expression induced early upon infection of reconstituted human epithelium (RHE), while expression of the C. dubliniensis ortholog is not; mutant is viable; Spider biofilm induced) gives MNSLTDLPIDLLQRIIEETNRLDNHKNPSYSSLFSLSQTCRFFNRLINQVLYQHITIYDNDNKSIIQTTNQTYIHIDHLSKFIEGLSMSNFQYIKSIHIHCKSNFSSFNYDSLYTKLNQYWSYLNHPIEFINFDVENIRQKQSLDQFLSNNNCTNIMEENDEVGGVCDIHSSVSKLCNLSNLSILKVQELNQIPCHNPNLKNLNLFIEGNFMDEYIKDRVLNLEQLEILQLNTTLSTKVFVNSNINCPNLEKLSICYCHSLRESPLTFSQFAAIDFGKLIELELKLNCFHRDCDCINQFYNDLTKAQHANEFNNLQKLSIINYKSKNSSNNLCQYNYVINCQLESIFRKFPKLDYLYFNLNEFTKNDQFKINWAKFAESLQILKNLKTLIIYDFFNYWLPSMKSNQATSEILLNNCKCVECNQRRSAFNSMAEYDAANNYVHNFKNYTEPELSAESGNEYQPILLNKKCNAKLLWFIFSQLQSQQFKQSPIYSMNLSYFREDKELFSQFQELFKHNCLNNLCNDIKIGNNNTKTINLGGIVN, from the coding sequence ATGAATTCATTGACTGACTTGCCAATAGATCTTCTTCAAAGGATAATAGAAGAGACCAACCGTTTGGATAACCACAAAAACCCCAGTTACTCATCGCTATTTTCGTTATCACAAACTTGCAGGTTTTTCAATCGTTTGATCAACCAAGTGTTGTACCAACATATCACGATATATGATAATgacaataaatcaataatccAGACAACTAATCAAACATATATTCATATTGATCATCTTTCCAAATTTATAGAGGGGTTGTCTATGTCAAACTTCCAATATATCAAATCTATTCATATTCATTGCAAATCCAACTTTAGCTCGTTTAATTATGATTCGTTGTacacaaaattgaatcaatacTGGAGTTATTTGAATCATCCCATAGAGTTTATCAACTTTGACGTGGAGAATATTCGTCAAAAGCAGTCCTTAGATCAATTTCTTTCGAATAATAACTGTACTAATATCATGGAAGAAAATGACGAGGTTGGTGGTGTGTGTGATATCCACTCTTCGGTAAGCAAGCTCTGCAATCTTTCCAACTTGTCTATTTTGAAAGTGCAGGAACTAAATCAAATACCTTGTCACAATCCAAACTTGAAGAACCTAAATCTATTTATTGAAGGTAATTTTATGGATGAGTACATTAAAGATCGGGTACTCAATTTGGAACAGTTGGAGATATTGCAACTTAATACAACATTATCAACCAAAGTATTCGTAAACTCCAATATTAATTGCCCAAACTTGGAAAAGTTGTCAATCTGCTACTGTCATTCCTTAAGGGAGTCTCCATTAACATTTTCACAATTTGCTGCtattgattttggtaaGCTAATAGAGTTGGAATTAAAGTTGAACTGCTTCCACCGTGACTGTGATTgtatcaatcaattctatAATGATTTGACAAAAGCACAACACGCCAACGAGTTCAATAATTTGCAAAAATTGTCtattatcaattacaaaTCGAAAAACTCCAGCAATAATTTGTGTCAGTATAACTATGTGATTAATTGCCAATTAGAATCGATATTCCGCAAATTCCCGAAATTGGACTATTTGTATTTTAATTTGAACGAGTTCACTAAGAATGATCAATTCAAGATTAACTGGGCCAAGTTTGCTGAATCGCTTCAAAtcttgaagaatttgaaaacattaataatttacgattttttcaactatTGGTTACCATCGATGAAGTCAAATCAAGCTACATCGGAAATTCTATTAAACAATTGTAAATGCGTGGAGTGTAACCAAAGAAGAAGTGCTTTCAATTCAATGGCGGAATATGATGCTGCAAACAATTATGTTCATAATTTCAAGAACTATACTGAACCAGAATTGTCGGCTGAATCTGGTAACGAATATCAACCTATTTTACTAAATAAGAAATGTAATGCCAAACTTTTATGGTTCATTTTTAGTCAACTTCAACTGcaacaattcaaacaactgccaatatattcaatgaatttaaGCTACTTTAGAGAAGATAAAGAGTTGTTCTCTCAGTTCCAAGAGTTGTTCAAACATAATTGCTTAAACAATTTGTGTAATGATATTAAAATAGGCAACAATAACACCAAAACCATAAATTTGGGTGGAATTGTTAATTGA